The Saccopteryx leptura isolate mSacLep1 chromosome 2, mSacLep1_pri_phased_curated, whole genome shotgun sequence genome has a window encoding:
- the OR6B1 gene encoding olfactory receptor 6B1, with protein MEVGNQTRVTSFILVGFPGSWGMRAAAFIMFLGAYVLTVAENMTIILLVQQNQLLHKPMYFFLAHLSFLETWYISVTVPKLLFSFWSASNSISFTHCMIQLYFFIALMCTECVLLAAMAYDRYVAICRPLHYPTVMSHGLCCHLALASWAIGFGISLVKIYFISRLCFCGPNVINHFFCDISPLLNLSCTDMSVAELVDFVLALVIFLSPLSVTVLSYGCILATVLRMPTGKRKAFSTCASHLVVVTIFYSATIFMYARPRAIHAFDTNKVISIFYTVVTPALNPFIYCLRNREVKEALKKVVHH; from the coding sequence ATGGAAGTGGGGAACCAGACACGCGTCACCTCGTTCATTCTGGTGGGGTTCCCTGGGAGCTGGGGCATGCGTGCAGCAGCGTTCATCATGTTTCTGGGGGCCTATGTTTTAACAGTGGCTGAAAACATGACCATCATCCTGTTGGTGCAGCAGAACCAGCTGCTGCACAAGCCAATGTACTTCTTTCTGGCCCACCTGTCCTTCTTGGAGACCTGGTACATCTCGGTGACTGTGCCCAAGTTGCTGTTCAGTTTTTGGTCTGCGAGCAACAGCATCTCCTTCACTCACTGCATGATACAGCTTTACTTCTTCATTGCGCTCATGTGCACTGAATGCGTGCTCCTGGCGGCCATGGCCTATGACCGGTACGTGGCCATCTGCCGCCCACTGCACTACCCCACTGTGATGAGCCACGGGCTCTGCTGCCACCTGGCTCTTGCATCCTGGGCCATTGGCTTTGGTATCTCCTTGGTGAAGATCTACTTCATCTCTCGCCTCTGCTTCTGTGGCCCCAATGTCATCAATCACTTCTTCTGCGACATCTCTCCGTTGCTTAACCTCTCCTGCACAGACATGTCCGTAGCTGAGCTGGTGGACTTTGTCCTGGCATTGGtcatcttcctctcccccctctcagtCACGGTCCTGTCTTATGGATGCATTCTGGCCACCGTTCTGCGCATGCCCACGGGAAAGCGGAAAGCCTTCTCCACTTGCGCCTCCCACCTTGTGGTGGTTACCATCTTCTACTCAGCCACTATCTTCATGTATGCTCGGCCCCGAGCCATCCATGCTTTTGACACAAACAAAGTTATCTCCATCTTCTATACCGTTGTCACCCCTGCTCTCAACCCTTTCATTTATTGCCTAAGAAACCGGGAGGTCAAGGAGGCTCTGAAGAAAGTAGTCCATCACTAG
- the LOC136392227 gene encoding neuronal regeneration-related protein-like produces the protein MEELVLLRGTKKFPVAVQIHLKYPSVREDQRQFLQLKFFDEITEVTGALRSGSEGENPEKPKGFLSKVYFPERSVWVGEEPFPTKAMEGRLSKGRLPVPKEVNRRKDDEPEAASLTPRGSHELHSPRISYLYSF, from the exons ATGGAAGAGTTGGTGCTCCTGAGAGGGACAAAGAAATTTCCTGTGGCCGTGCAG ATTCATCTAAAATACCCCAGTGTTCGTGAAGACCAACGCCAATTTCTGCAGCTGAA GTTCTTTGATGAAATAACTGAAGTTACAGGAGCTCTCAGGAGTGGGAGCGAGGGCGAGAATCCCGAGAAACCCAAAG GATTTTTATCAAAGGTTTATTTCCCAGAGCGCTCTGTCTGGGTCGGTGAAGAACCATTTCCAACTAAGGCAATGGAGGGAAGGCTTTCTAAGGGAAGACTTCCTGTCCCAAAGGAAGTGAACCGCAGGAAGGATGATGAGCCCGAGGCTGCCTCCCTGACTCCACGTGGCAGCCATGAACTCCACTCCCCGAGAATCAGTTACCTCTACTCTTTTTAA
- the LOC136393567 gene encoding olfactory receptor 2A5-like gives MENQTWVTEFILLGFPLHPEMQRLLCGLFSLFYALTLLGNGLILGLIWLDSRLHTPMYCFLAHLAVIDMSYASNNVPKMLENLLKKKKTISFVPCIMQTFLYMAFAHTECLILVVMSYDRYVAICHPLRYSVIMSWRACTVLAVTSWACGSLLALVHVVLILRLPFCGPQEINHFFCELLSVLRLACADTRLNQVVILAASVFILLGPLCLVLVSYTLILLAILRIQSEEGRRKAFSTCSSHLCVVGLFFGSAIVMYMTPKSHHPEEQQKILSLFYSLFNPMLNPLIYSLRNTEVKGALKRGNWKQRVM, from the coding sequence ATGGAAAATCAGACGTGGGTCACAGAGTTCATCCTCCTGGGGTTCCCGCTACACCCAGAGATGCAGAGGCTCCTCTGTGGGCTCTTCTCCCTGTTCTATGCTCTCACCCTGCTTGGCAACGGGCTCAttctcgggctcatctggctggacTCCCGGCTGCACACCCCCATGTACTGCTTCCTTGCCCACCTGGCTGTCATTGACATGTCCTATGCTTCCAACAATGTCCCCAAAATGCTGGAAAAccttctgaaaaagaagaaaacaatctcctttgTCCCGTGCATAATGCAGACATTTTTATACATGGCCTTTGCTCACACTGAGTGTCTCATCTTGGTAGTAATGTCCTATGATCGGTATGTGGCCATCTGCCACCCCCTCCGTTACTCTGTCATCATGAGCTGGAGAGCGTGCACTGTCCTGGCTGTCACTTCCTGGGCATGTGGCTCCCTCCTGGCTCTGGTCCATGTGGTTCTCATCCTGAGGCTGCCCTTCTGTGGGCCTCAGGAAATCAACCACTTCTTCTGCGAGCTCCTGTCTGTGCTCAGGCTGGCCTGTGCCGACACCAGGCTCAACCAGgtcgtcatcttggctgcttctgtgtTTATCTTACTGGGGCCCCTGTGCCTGGTGCTGGTGTCCTACACACTCATCCTCCTCGCTATCCTGAGGATCCAGTCCGAGGAGGGCCGCAGGAAGGCCTTCTccacctgctcctcccacctctgCGTGGTCGGGCTCTTCTTTGGCAGCGCTATCGTCATGTACATGACCCCCAAGTCCCACCATCCCGAGGAGCAGCAGAAGATCCTGTCCCTGTTCTACAGCCTGTTCAACCCCATGCTGAACCCGCTGATCTACAGCCTCAGGAACACAGAGGTCAAGGGTGCCCTGAAGAGAGGAAATTGGAAACAGAGAGTGATGTGA
- the LOC136392228 gene encoding LOW QUALITY PROTEIN: olfactory receptor 2A25-like (The sequence of the model RefSeq protein was modified relative to this genomic sequence to represent the inferred CDS: deleted 2 bases in 1 codon; substituted 1 base at 1 genomic stop codon) produces MFCEERNNDVQTHHVKPFPQAWVCXAPLSLPQGHGGNQTSVTEFLLLGFPRGPGVQRLLFGLFSLFCALTLLGNGLILGLLWLDSQLHTPTYCFLTHLATVDMAYACTMVPQMLANLLSPARPVSFAGCMAQTFLLTFAHTECFLLVVMSYDWYMAICHPFWYSAIMSWRIHITLAVTSWALGVLMALVHLALLLPLPFCGPQRVNHFFCEITAVLRLACANTHTNEIMILAGAVLVLAGPFSLIVMSCIHILRAILKIQSGEGCQKPLSTCSSHVCLVELLYGMVINMYLGPQHGSPKEQNKYLLLFHSLFNPMLNPLIYSLRSREVSAALKRMFGKERISREPHRIIK; encoded by the exons ATGTTTTGTGAGGAAAGAAACAACGACGTGCAGACCCACCATGTTAAGCCTTTCCCTCAGGCTTGGGTTTGCTGAGCTCCCCTGTCTCTTCCCCAGGGACATGGGGGAAACCAGACTTCTGTCACAGAGTTCCTGCTGCTGGGATTTCCCCGCGGCCCAGGGGTGCAGAGGCTCCTCTTTGGGCTCTTCTCCCTGTTCTGTGCCCTCACCCTGCTGGGCAACGGGCTCATCCTGGGGCTCCTCTGGCTGGACTCCCAGCTGCACACCCCCACGTACTGCTTCCTCACCCACCTGGCCACCGTGGACATGGCCTATGCCTGCACCATGGTGCCCCAGATGCTGGCCAACCTCCTGAGTCCAGCCAGGCCCGTCTCCTTTGCGGGCTGCATGGCACAGACCTTTCTCTTGACCTTTGCTCACACTGAGTGTTTTCTTCTGGTGGTGATGTCCTAT GACTGGTACATGGCCATCTGCCACCCCTTCTGGTATTCTGCCATCATGAGCTGGAGAATTCACATCACACTGGCAGTGACTTCCTGGGCTTTAGGAGTCCTCATGGCCCTAGTACATCTCGCGTTACTCTTACCATTGCCCTTCTGTGGACCTCAGAGAGTGAATCACTTTTTCTGTGAAATTACAGCTGTTCTCAGACTTGCCTGTGCCAACACTCACACGAATGAGATTATGATTTTGGCTGGGGCAGTGTTGGTGCTGGCGGGACCGTTCTCCTTAATTGTGATGTCCTGCATTCACATTCTGCGTGCCATCCTAAAGATCCAGTCGGGAGAGGGGTGCCAGAAGCCCCTCTCCACCTGCTCATCTCACGTCTGTCTGGTTGAGCTCCTCTATGGCATGGTCATTAACATGTATTTGGGGCCCCAACATGGGAGCCCCAAGGAGCAGAATAAGTATCTCCTCCTGTTTCACAGCCTTTTCAACCCCATGCTTAATCCCCTGATCTACAGTCTGAGAAGCAGAGAAGTCAGCGCTGCTCTGAAGAGGATGTTTGGAAAGGAGAGAATTTCACGAGAGCCTCATAGAATAATAAAGTGA